The Pseudoalteromonas sp. DL-6 genome has a window encoding:
- the umuD gene encoding translesion error-prone DNA polymerase V autoproteolytic subunit, which produces MFVIPIYIEAGVCGFESPAAQYSELGISLDELLIKHPDATFIGVASGCSMQEIGIFEGDLLLVDRAEIPKDGDVIVANLNGLFVCKLLDKTNARLLSASAAYKPVQLTESDEFQLEGVVTRSIRLHRQSPEILSCMP; this is translated from the coding sequence ATGTTTGTTATTCCCATTTATATAGAGGCCGGTGTTTGCGGGTTTGAATCGCCTGCAGCGCAGTATAGTGAGTTAGGAATATCACTTGACGAGCTATTAATAAAACACCCAGATGCCACCTTTATTGGCGTTGCCTCAGGATGCTCTATGCAAGAAATTGGTATTTTTGAGGGCGACTTACTGTTAGTTGACCGTGCTGAAATTCCTAAAGATGGCGATGTTATTGTGGCAAACTTAAATGGTTTATTTGTATGTAAGCTGCTAGATAAAACTAATGCGCGGCTGCTCTCGGCTTCTGCTGCTTATAAGCCCGTGCAATTAACCGAGTCTGATGAATTTCAGCTTGAAGGCGTGGTAACCCGCTCAATTAGGTTGCATCGGCAAAGCCCTGAGATACTTTCATGTATGCCTTAG